The Planctomycetota bacterium genome segment CATCCTCGATCCCGACGTGATCGCCGCCGCCATCAAGCGCGGTGAGCTAAAAGGGACGGCTCCCGATCTGGCCAAGCTGGCCAACCCGGCGACGGCGGTCGGAACGGCCCTGGGACAGATCACGAACTCACCGGCCGAGCTGCGTGCGTATTTGACCAAGCACGGCGAGCAGTGCTTCGACAGTTTGGACAAGCCGATCAAGATGAAACGCTTGCCAGCGAAGTGATTGTCTTTCGTGCGACGAAGCTAGAACGAGAGAGGCGTTCAGTTCCTATAGGTAGAAGGCCCATCGAGCGCCGCTCTCCAATTCAATTCGGGCCGTTGCCCTTCTTCCAAAGCTCGTCAAGCATTTCGACCGCGGTATCCACAAGCTTTTGAATGCCTTCGAGCGCCACGAAATTCGCGCCGGCTAGCGTCTCGTAGCCCTCGTGCTGGAAGGCCAATTCCGTGGGTTCGTAGCCGACCCAGTCGTTGGTCAGTTCGCTCAGGATGGTGTGTGGGAAAGGCGAGCGTTTCTTCACCAAGATGCCCCATTCGACAAACAGCTCACCCGCGTTCGTCGCGATGGCGAACGGGCCAATCCGCGCAGCGCTCACCGGCACATTCAGCAGGTGCGGCATCGCCGCAGCGGTGCGTTTCGCCCCCTCGAATGATTCCGGTCGCCAGCCCAGTCGACTGATGGCCCCCGGACGCTGCGCCTCGGCATTGCAGCGCGGCACGTCGATATCGCGACGCGCATAGTCCACGACCACGGGCCCCTCGACGGGAATCGCTGCCTTCGCGGCATCCACGGCCGCTGTGGCAAATACGGCGGAGCGCTCCTTCCAGTCTGGCGCCCAACTCACGGGGGGCTGAATGTTGCCGGACGCACCCTGCGTAAAGACACACACCGCTTGTGGCCCGAACTCCTTCGTGACGTATTCCGCGATCACACCAGGAAAATCCGCCGACCAGGTGTGAATCTTGATGCGATCGTGCAGGCAGGGGTGGCAGGTGAAGTTCACCAGCGACCCGAGCATTTTTCCATCCCGCGTATCAAACCGCACCAGCCACAGCTCCGGGTCAATGACCCCTTCGCTGCCGAGCACCTGCGGCACCTGCTTGAGATCGTTCAACTTCTTGAGCCAGGTGTTCAGCACAAGCCCGTCCGACTTGGAAATCAGCCGGCGGTTGATGTGCCCCTCCAGGACCAGCGAGCGCCCGATCGACATGCGGGCGGGCTGCAGCGCTTGGTTCGCCCGGACGATGCTGTCGGCGATCAGCTTGGGCAGGGTGTCGATGTAGGCTTTGTTGGCCGTGGCCTTGTCGCCGTCGGCCGGGATCAGCGGGGAGCTATGGTTGTGGCTCGGGCAAACCAGCACCGCATCGCGCGTGATGTCCGTCTGCTGGGTCACGAGCGCGATGGCTCGATCCGCCAAGTCGTGACGAATTTTCACCAGGTCCACGCCCACGATGACGAGCTTCTTGCCGCCACTCTCGACAACCATCGCCCGCGCCCGTAGCGGATCATCGGTGCCAGTGCTCGTCGGTCCTCCCGGACCCGTAATGATGGCTCCCACCGGTGGTGTGATGTCTACCTGGCCAAAGCCAGCCTTCAATTCACCTGGCGCCGCCTCCCCTCCGGCAGCAAAGCCAACCAGACACATCCACGTCGTGAGAAAGCAGACGCACGCGGCTCCGCGTGAGGAAAGCGAGGCAGCTTTATGTTTCATCGAGCTAATCCTACGCTCATTGAGGTTGGATGGAATGAATGACGCGCATTGCGGGGCAACGCTTCATGACTTCGGTTGCCGCATTGCTGCCGAGCAATAGCCGTGAGGGCAAACTACTTATCCGATCGCCGCAATGGCGCCATGCTCAAGGCCCTAAGCCTTGAGCATGCCTGTACACGCTTCGCCTGCTCAAGCCTGAGGGGCTTGAGCATGGCACCCACTCGTTTGGGATCGGACTAGGCGTGCCTCGACGGCCCGGTCTATTTCGCCGTCAGGGGCGAGGCCACCGGGTGCATGGTGGCATCTTCGCCGAACCGACGGGCGCGATAGATGCGCAACCCGTGCGATGCGTGATACAGCCCGCCACATTCCTGGTCGAGATCCTTGGTCATCTCGAACATCTTCAACAGCGAGACGCAGGCCCTGACCATCCAAGGTTTCGACAGCTCCTCGTCGGGCAGACAAACCGCCAGGAACTCGAACGTGTGGCCTGTGTTGTTAAGCCGCAGCGCCACGTCCCCCGCGGTGCCCGAGCGCTGGAAGTAGTTGGTTGAGAACGAGCCGTCGGGCTGCTGGTACATCCGCGCGGCCTGTACGCATTCGTCGATCATCTTCTGGGCCGCCGCCCAGCCGCCATCCAACGGCCCGCCGGCGCGAAGCCGACGATTGACCGCCACGGCCAGGGTGTACATCCGGTGCGAGCCGCCGCAGGCCGCCTCGCCCAGGTTGGAAATTTGACGCGGCGTTTCCATCGCCACCAGCCGGTCGATGTTCCACTTGCTGCCGTCGCGCGCCACCCAAGAATGATCCGGCGGCATATAGGTACACAGCGCCATCAACGTCCAAGTGGCTTCCATGCCGTCGCGCGTGTCCCACTCGGCTTGCGTCAGCAGATCGCGCACATGGTAGGTTGTGCCGTTGACAATCAGCGGCGTGTCCATTGGCACGCCACACTGGGACATGTAGCCGACCCACTGGTCCTCGTGCCCCGAACCGACCTTGCTGCCGGGATCAAGCGGCGACTCAAGCCCTTTTTCGCCGGGGGTGAAGACCCAGCCTTTGAACTCGCCACCGTTCAAAATCCAGTCGAGGCCTTTGGTGACGGGCTGACCGTCAACGCTTAATTGCAGGTCATAGCCGTAGGACAACACGCCATGAACGATCTGCCAGGCGTTGTTCACCTTGGGATTCAACCGGCGGCGTTTCACCTCGTCGATCACGGCGTCGAGCCGGGCCTTCAATTGCTCGTCGCTGGGCAGAGCGGTCGACGCAGCTGGCGCCGGTGCGGTGGGCGACGACGTCGCCGAGGTGTCATTGCACCCGGTCAAAAACAAGGCCCCGGCGTATACGCCCAGCAACCCGACACTCGACAGCACCACGCCACGCCACGACCGAACGAACAAAGACATAAAGCCAATTCTCGTAAACTACTGGGAGAGACCGCGATTTAACCACGGCCGAGAAGACACCGACCCGCATCGTGCCCGACCGACGAATATTCCACTGTTTCGGACCTTAACAGCCGAGGGTACATCTTTCCAGTCGAAGGTCGGGTGGTGACGATGTTCCAGGTCGCGAAAACCGCGCAACAAAGCAAGATGTGCCAACCACTTGCTGCAAATGCGCGCCCGATTGCCCAACCATCAGGCGGGGAATGCGTAAAATAGCTCCAGAATGCTTGCGATCGGTCGCTGGCTCGCAGGGTGCGAACCGGCCGAAGGTCGCCCGGCCCCAAGGGGCTAACGAGTAGCCTCCAGACATGTACATGCCGTTTGATCCCATCTATTTCGTGTTCCTGGCGCCGGCGCTGTTGCTGGCGATGTGGGCGCAATTTCGTGTGAAGTCGGCCTATGCCGTCGCCCAGCAAATCCCGGCCAGTTTGTCGGGAGCCGCGGCCGCGCGCCTGTTGCTGAATCACGCTGGCTTGAATGACATCAGCATCGAGGTCACGCCCGGCGAGCTGAGCGATCACTACGATCCGGGCCAGAAGGTTCTGCGGCTTAGCCCCGCGGTCTATCACAACCAGTCGATCGCGGCCGTGGGCATTGCCGCGCACGAAGCCGGCCACGCCATGCAAGACGCCGAGAGCTACGCGCTGATGATGCTGCGCAACGCGGCCGTGCCGTTGGCGAACTTTGGCGGCGGCATTAGTTCGCTGCTGTTGATGGTCGGCCTGCTGGCCCGTAGCCACACCATGATCACGATTGGCATCGTCGCCTTTTCGTGCGTGGTCTTCTTCCAGGTCGTGAATCTGCCGGTCGAGTTCGACGCCAGCAATCGCGCCAAACGCCACCTGGTGGAACTAGGCGTGATCGATCGCGACGGGCTCGAATACGTGCGCGGCGTGTTGAACGCGGCGGCCTGGACCTATGTGGCCGGCACGCTGCAATCGATCATGACGCTGCTGTACTACGTGATGCGCTTCAGCGGCGGCAGCCGCAGCGACTACGACGAGGGTTAGCCACGACGCGGGGTAACGCTCAGCCCGATCACACGCAAACACCCCTCCCTTCCAGGGAGGGGCTGGGGGAGGGCCAAGGCGTTCACAGCCAAAACGCTTCGCGCCAAAGGTTTGACCTTTGCACAAAGACATCTGGCCTTCGCGTCTTTACCCTCACCCGCTGCGCTTCGCTCCGCGACCTCTCCCTGAAAGGGAGAGGTGTCAATGCGCGGCGGCCAGCGCGCAAAGGCTACTTCTTACTTGCGGGCCAAGGGGTGCTTCATCGGCAGCCAAGCGCCGTTTTCCTTGCTGCTGGCCACCGATTGCTGGATGAAGTACATCCCTTCCACGCCGTCGTTCACATTCGGGTAAACCGTGTTCGTCTTCTCGAACGGTTTTCCCTCGGCCCTCAGCGCCATGTCGTCGAAGGACGCGCGATAGACATTGGCAAAGGCCTCGAAGAACGCCTCGGGGTGCCCGCCCGGCAAGCGGCACGCCGCCTTGGCGCCACCGGTCATGTAATCGGCGTTCGGGTTGCGCGTGTAGATGTTCATCGGCTGCCCGTTGCGACGCACGATCAGCTTGTTCGGCTCTTCCTGGTGCCATTCGAGCGAGCCCTTGGTGCCGTCGATTTCGATGAACAAATCGTTCTCGCGACCATGACTGATCTGCGAAGCGGTCACCGTGCCTAGCGCGCCGTTCTCGAACCGGACCATCGCGCAACCATAATCGTCGAGCTGACGGCCCGGCACGAAAATCTTGAGATGGCAACTGATCGTTTCGGGCAGCAAGCCGGTCGTGTAGCGAGCCAAGTTGTAAGCGTGCGTGCCGATGTCGCCAAAGCAACCCGCGATGCCGCTCTTGGACGGATCGGTTCGCCAGGCGGCTTGCTTCTGCGAGTCTTGTTCCAGCCGAGTGCGCAGCCAGCCTTGGATGTAGCAGGACCGGATGGCGTTGATCTCGCCCAGGTCGCCGTTCAAGATCATCTCGCGCGCTTGACGCACCAGCGGATAGCCGGTGTAGTTGTGGCTGACCGCGAACACCACGCCCGACTTCTTGACCGTCTCGGCCAAGGTTTCGGCCTGGGCCAGATCGAACGTCATCGGCTTGTCACAGATGACGTTGAAGCCGGCGTCGACGGCGGCCTTGGCGATGGCAAAGTGGGTGTGGTTCGGCGTGGCCACCGAGACAAAGTCGATGCGCTCGCTGGCCGGCAACTTGGTCTCGCTGGCAACCAGTTCAGTGATGGAACCATAGGCCCGCGCCGCCGGAATATCGTAGTCGGCAGCCGAGGCCTTGGCCTTGGCCGGATCGCTGGACAGCGCGCCGGCGACCAAGGCGGCCCGGTTGTCGAGCACGGCGGCCGTGCAATGGACGCGACCGATAAAGGAGCCCGCGCCGCCCCCGACCAACGCCATGCGCAGTTTGCGATTCAATGAACCATTCGTGGGCATGACCGATGCTCCTTGCTCGACCGGAAATAAGTTTGGCGGCTAGCGACCCAAGACCAACGGGTGATTTCCGTGGCACCGCCGTTGGTTTCGGGTTTCGACCCTATATAACAGCGCCATCGGCCCAGAGTAAGCCCCGAGATGCAGCCCTTGATTTTCTCGCCAACTCCCCATTGTCCGGCCGCCGATCGAGCATCGATCCCAGACGCAAAACTATGGAATATCTTCGAGCCGAACGCTAGGATGGCAGCCACTGGTTCGCAAGTCGGGGTAGTGCTTTTCGAGCTTGCCCTGGCCGTCTGGAATGGACGGTCGGCGCGAACCCATCGTCATCGTTAAACCACTCTTCTTCCGTTCAAGGAGCGTCCTTCATGATTCGACGCATGCTGTTCAGCCGCGTGACTTGGGTGATCGCAGGGATTGCCATCGGCCTGGGAGTGAGCGCTTTGATCCCCCAGCAAACGGTCCAGGCCACCGCCACGGATCGAGGTGAAAACTTCGCCATTGCCACCGGCTCGTGCGACGGCACGACCGACGCCATCTTTACGCTTGACTTCCTGACCGGCGATCTGCGCGGCGCGGTCATCCACCCAGTCACCAAAGGCTTGGCCGCGGTCATGCAACACAACGTGTTGAAGGACTTGAAGGTCGAAGCCGGCAAGCAGCCCAAGTTTCTGATCGTGACCGCCGCGTGCGACTTGCGCTCGATGGGCGGCATCCAGATGGCCCAGAGCATTTTGTGCGTCACGGAATTGGGAAGTGGCGTGATGGCGCTGTATGGCTTCCACTACAGCCCGGCGGTCACCAACAGCCGAACTGGCACGCCGGCCCAGTTGGAGTTTCTGCCGTTGCTCGTGACCAGCATTCGCAACACCCAAGTCCGTGGACAGTAGCAGTGGCCACCACACCGGTGCAGATCACCCTCAACGGCCAGCCACGGTGCATCGAGGCCGGCGCCACGGTGTCGCTGTTGCTGGCCGAGTTGGGCATCAAGGCGCCCCACGTGGCCGTCGAGGTGAACCTGAACCTGGTGCCGCGCGCCGAACATCCGCGCCACGTGCTGCGCGCCGGCGACGCGGTCGAGGTCGTCACGCTAGCTGGCGGCGGCTAGGCGGCGCGGCGCAACATCAGGTGTCTTCTCTTGGTTGACTGGAATTGATCTTCTCTTATGGCTACCGACGTCGCCCCCTCGAACGATACCGCGATTGATGACGACCGCTTCCAACTGGGCCGGCACTGGCTGACCAGTCGGCTGATCGTTGGCACCGGCAAGTACTCGTCTTACGAGTTGATGGGGGAATCGCTCCGCGCTTCGGGGACCGAATGCGTAACGGTGGCCGTGCGGCGTGAACGGCTGGTCGACTCGGCCGGTCGCAACTTGCTGGATCACCTGGACACGTCGCGCTATATCCTGCTGCCGAACACGGCTGGCTGCTTCACCGCGGACGATGCCGTGCGCGTGGCGCGGTTGGGGCGTGAAATCCTCAGCGGCCTGAACAACCCCGGCGCCGACTGGGTGAAACTGGAAGTCTTGGCCGATACCAAGACGCTGCTGCCTGACCCCGTGGCGACCTTGGAAGCGACGAAGCGACTGGTGGCGGACGGCTTTCAGGTGCTTTGTTACACGACCGACGATCCGGTGATTGCGCGGCAATTGAAGCAAGCCGGCGCTACCAGCGTGATGCCCGCCGGCAGCCCGATCGGCTCGGGGCAGGGGGTTCTGAACGCGAACAACATCCGCATCTGCCTCGAATACCTGAAGCAAGACGACCCGGACTATCCGGTCATCGTCGATGCCGGCGTGGGGACGGCCAGCGACGTGGCCTTTGCCATGGAGCTAGGCGTCGACGGCGTGCTGCTGAACACGGCCATCGCCCACGCGGCCGATCCGGTTCGCATGGCGCGGGCCATGCAAGCGGCCTGCGCGGCCGGCCGGTTGGCATACCGCTCGGGGCGCATTCCGCGGCGATTGTACGCCACGGCCAGCAGCCCCGACGAAGGCACCATCGCCCCCTCTCGGCGGCGATAACCGAAGAAATGCCAATTGAACCGCAGAGGCGCAGAGGACGCAGAGAAGACACGGAGAGCAAAACTATGAGGAGGAGCGTGAACGACGTTTCGTGCTCTAGTCGCTGGGCCATAGGCCCGCGCGAATGCGATTTTTCGTCATAGCGCGCAATAAAAAACCCAGGAGGTGAAACCCCTGGGCTTGTGTTAGTGATTGATTTGTCGCGCACCGAGCGGCTTAGGCCGACGGACGGCGGTAGTGCTGGTAGGCCATCAGCACTTCGTACAGGTCGCTCGACAAGGTCACCTCGTCGTCGGCGAAGTCACGCAACCAGGTCCGGCGGCTTTCCACCGCGTCGGCCAGCAAGTGGGCGACGTCGCGCAGCCGCACGCGAACTGTATCGTTTTGCTCGGGAGCGGCGGCCACCGAGGTGCGAAGTTTATCCGGGCCGTAATAGACACGCAGTTGGGCTCGAGCCATCGGGGACGCTTCCTTACGACGTGAGGTGTTCCAGCCCGTCGAAAATGACGGCACTTTTTTGCCCGCCCTGTTGCGTCCTACTTATCGGTTGTACGCATGGCGCAAGTTTGGAGTTTTTCTGCCGATTAAACATTTTTTTCGGCGCAGCAAAGCTAGCGGACCTGGGCACGGCGACAGCATTAAACCGACGGTAACGGTATTTGCTTCCACCCCTAGCGCCGGCGGTCTGAAGCTTGACAGTCGCCCAGGCAATCCATAGATTGCCAAATCGATTAAACCGGTTGATCTGTTGTGGTTGCGCGAACTTGACTGTCTCCGGTTCGATCGATCGACATGCGAGACGCTCCGAGTGAGAGGAGCGTCTTGGTGATCGGCCGCCCCGCGGCTCGAACGGTGGTGGGGAATGATTTGCTAGCAGGCCGATCGTGCCTGTCGGCTCGGGGCGCTCGGGTCAAGAGCGCGAATCACGGGATCGCCACTGCCGCCCGCCATCGCAAGCATTGCTGCTGGGTGGGCGGAAATCGCGGTTCGACGGAACGGGAGCGTATGCCCAATTTGCCGGTTATCGATCTGGGTCAGATTGCCGCCGCCGTGCGGTTACCGCTGGCGCGCGTCGAAGCCGTCGTCGGCCTGCTCGACGCTGGCAATACGGTGCCGTTCATCACGCGCTACCGCAAGGACCAGACGGGCGGGCTCGACGAAGAGCAAATCCGCGCCGTGCAAGAGCGCGTAATCAAAGAACGCCTGCTGGCCGAGCGCAAGCAGACGATTCTCCGCTCGATCGAGTCGCAAGGCCGGCTGACCCCCGAGTTGTCGGCGGCCATCGCCAAGGCCGACACCACCAAGCGACTCGAAGACTTGTACCTGCCGTACAAGCCCAAGAAACAAACCCTCGCCACCACGGCCCGGCAGCGCGAACTGGAACCGTTGGCGCTGGAAATCCTGAACGCCGACTCGGCCTGCGCCGACCTCGACGCGCGAGCGCGCGATTTCGTCAACCCGGACAAGCACGTCGGCTCGGCGGCCGACGCGCTGCTGGGGGCGGGTCACATCCTGGCCGAGATGTTCAGCGAGCGGGCCGATCTGCGCGAACGTCTGCGGCCGATCTTCGACCGCTCGGGACGAATCATCACTAGCGCCATCGAGCAAGAGTCCAAGAAGACTTCCGAGCCAGCGGCGCCAGCCAAGGAAGCTGAAACCCAGGAGGCGTCCGCGGACGAGTCGATTCCCGCGCCGGCCGTGGCCTCGACGACTGTTGAACCCGAGGCCGAAGCGCCAACCGACCCCGAACCCGCCCCCTCGGAACCATCCGTAGCTGCCGAACTGGCGAGCACGGCTGTCGAAACCACCTCGGAGACCAGTGCCGCCGTGGCCGAGGCTCCCGCGCCGACAGACAGTGCGGCTCCTGCCCCGGCCATGGCCAAGCCGGCCAAGGGGGAAGCGGGCAAGAAGAAAAAGGCCACCGATCTGCGCAAGCAGCGGAAGCTCGATCGCCAGAAAGAGCGTCAGGCCTGGCTGCAGCGCGCGTTCCGCGACTATTTCAACTTCAGCGACGAGCTGGGGAAGATTCCGCCCCACCGCATTCTGGCCATCAACCGGGGCGAGCGGGCGCGGATCCTGCGCATCAAGATTGAGTTCGACGTCGCCGGTATGCAACAGGCCGCCGAGGACTTGCTCGTGCCGGCCGTGCATCCGCACGCCGAGTTTCTGCGCGGCTGCGTCCGTGACGCGCTGACGCGGCTGGTGTTGCCGAGCCTGGAACGTGAAGTCCGCCGCGAGTTGACTGATCTGGCCGAAGAGCACGCGGTCGAGGTGTTCATCCAGAACCTGCGCAAGTTGTTGTTGCAAGCGCCGGTCCACGAGCGCCGTTTGCTGGCGATCGACCCGGGCTTCAAGAGCGGTTGCAAGCTGGCCGCGCTCGACGAGTTCGGCAACCTGCTGGATCACGGCCTGATCAACATCATTGGCAAGGAAGAGCGCCAGGCCGAAGCTCGCCAGAAAGCTGTCGAACTGATCGACAAGCATCAACTGAACACGATTGTCATCGGCAACGGCACGGCTTGCCGGGCGACCGAGCAATTTGTGGCTGGGCTGCTGGCCGGCGAACTGACGGGACGAAGCATCAGCTACACGATCGTCAACGAAGCGGGGGCCAGCGTCTATTCGACCAGCCAGGTCGGCCGCGCCGAGTTTCCCAATTACGACGCCACGCTGCGCGGGGCCATTTCGATTGGTCGTCGCTTGCAGGATCCGCTGAGCGAGCTGGTCAAGATCGACCCGGCCAACATCGGCGTGGGCATGTATCAGCACGACATGAAGGCCAAGCACCTCAAGGATTCGCTCGACGCGGTCGTCGAATCGGCGGTGAACTTTGTCGGCGTCGATCTGAACACGGCCAGCGCGTCGCTATTGCGCTATGTGTCTGGGCTGAATCAACTGACGGCCCAGCGGCTGGTCGAGCACCGCACCGCGAACGGCCCGTTCCGCAATCGCGAGCAACTCAAGGAAGTCAACGGCATCGGCGACGGCACTTTTGTCCAGGCGGCGGGCTTTTTGAAAATTGCCGGCGGCGACAACCCGCTGGACACGACCTGGATTCATCCCGAAAGCTACACGGCGGCCACGGCCGTGCTGTCCAAGGTCGAGGCCGCGCCGACCGACCTGCTCGACAAAGAGCGGGCCGCGTCGCTGGCCCAGCGCACCGGTCAATTGCAGGTCGACCCATTGGCTGGGGAATTGAGCCTGGGCGCGCTCACGCTGCGGGACATCATTGCCCAGCTTGGCCGCCCCGGCCGCGACCCGCGCGAATCGCTGCCGCCGCCGATGTTCAAGCAGGGGATTATCAAGGTTGACGATCTGACGCCGGGCATGGAGTTGGCCGGCACGGTGCTGAACGTGGTCGACTTCGGCGCGTTCGTCGACATCGGGCTGAAGGACAGCGGGCTCGTCCACATCAGCCAGTTGGCCGATCGGTACGTCAAGGATCCGCACGAAGTCGTCTCGGTCGGCGATATGGTGAAGGTCTGGGTGATCGAAGTCGACAAGCAGCGCCGCCGCGTGTCGTTGACAATGATCGAGCCCGGCACGCGCCGCCCACCGCCACAACGCCGCGGCCGCGACGAACAGTCCGGCGAGCAACAAGCAGGCGAACAGGGGGGCGGGCAGCAGCGCCCACCGCAACAACAGCGATCATCTGCTCAGCAGGGCTCTTCGGGCCAACAACGTCCGCCACGCTCGGCGCAACAACAACCGCAGCGTTCCCACGCGGCTGGCGGTCGACCGCCGCAGCAGCGCCATGAATACGCCAAGGGGCGTCCGGAAAAGTCGCGCGCGCCGGCCCAGTTCACGTCAAAGCCGCAGCCCAAAGAGATCGTGCCGCTGACCGAGGCGATGAAAAAAGGGAAAGCCCCGCTGCGGACGTTCGGCGATCTGAAGCAGTTCTTCACCCAGCAGCCAACCGAAGCCGAACCCAAGCCGCCGGAATCCGAAAAGCCTGCGGAATAGACCGCGCTTCGGTCAATGGTCGCCCTGCGTCCATGTCATGCGTCGCGCGCGACAAACACCCCTCCCTTTCAGGGAGGGGCAGGGGGGAGGGTCAAGGCGCTCTCGGCCTGACACGCTTCAACAACTGGCGGTTTGCCAAATCGTCAGCGTTCTGGCGGGTAATGCGTTTACCCTCCCTGAAAGGGAGGGATGTTCACCACTTGGCCTGCGACGCCAAAGAAGTCGCATACGGTTGCCATCAAGCGATCCTTCAGCGGCGCAAGCCTGGTTCGACCAGCAACCGGCCGGCGACGTGGCCGCCGCGAATCTTTTCGATCCACTCGGGCATCTCATCCAGGCTGGCCGTCGCCGCGACCAGCTCGTCGAGCTTCGCCGGTCGCCAGGGGCCGGCCAGTTTTTCCCACGTGGCCAAGCGCAGCGGCATCGCGCATTCGACCGAATCGATGCCGGCCAGTGTGACGTTCCGCAAGATGAAGGGGTAAACCGTCAGCGGCAAGTCAGTGCCGCCGACCAGTCCGCACGCCGCCGCGCAGCCGTTCCGCTTCAACGTGCGAACGACGGTCGAGAGCATCGACCCGCCGACGGTGTCGACCGCGCCGGCCCAACGCTCGGCCAGCATTGGCTTGTTGCTGGCGTCGGTCACCTCGGCACGGTCGATGACTTCGGCCGCGCCCAGCTTCTTCAACCAGTCGCGCGAGGCCGGCTTGCCCGAGACGGCCGTGACGTGATAGCCCAGCTTGGCCAGGATGGCGACCGCCACACAGCCGACGCCGCCACTGGCGCCGGTGACCAGCACCGGCCCGCTGGTCGGCGGGACTTCGGCGCATTCAAGCGCGGCCACGCAAAGCGCGGCCGTGAAGCCCGCCGTGCCGTAGATCATCGCGTCGCGCAGACTCATGCCGCGCGGCAGCTTCACGACCCAGCCGGCCGGCACACGAATCCGCTCGGCAAAACCACCCCAGGTGTTCTGTCCCTGATCAAACCCGGTGACCAGCACCTCGTCGCCGGGGCGAAGGTCCGGGCTCTTGCTTTCGAGCACCACGCCCGAGGCGTCGATCCCCAGCACGTGCGGGAACTTGCGGGTCACGCCGGGGT includes the following:
- a CDS encoding YhdH/YhfP family quinone oxidoreductase: MAADSFRCLLVTKEADGKFKLAVTERSLGDLPAGDVLIDVRYSSLNYKDALSAAGHPGVTRKFPHVLGIDASGVVLESKSPDLRPGDEVLVTGFDQGQNTWGGFAERIRVPAGWVVKLPRGMSLRDAMIYGTAGFTAALCVAALECAEVPPTSGPVLVTGASGGVGCVAVAILAKLGYHVTAVSGKPASRDWLKKLGAAEVIDRAEVTDASNKPMLAERWAGAVDTVGGSMLSTVVRTLKRNGCAAACGLVGGTDLPLTVYPFILRNVTLAGIDSVECAMPLRLATWEKLAGPWRPAKLDELVAATASLDEMPEWIEKIRGGHVAGRLLVEPGLRR